In Devosia beringensis, a single window of DNA contains:
- the greA gene encoding transcription elongation factor GreA, translating into MEKIPMTVGGQKALAAEYELRTATERRRIVEAISEARAHGDLSENAEYHAAKEQQSLNEGRIKELETILALADVIDVSKVSGSTVKFGATVTYIDENTEEEKTYQVVGDPEADASAGRISISSPIARAMIGKSEGDSFEVAAPGGARSFEIIKIVYA; encoded by the coding sequence ATGGAAAAGATCCCGATGACAGTGGGCGGCCAGAAGGCCCTGGCTGCCGAATACGAGCTTCGCACTGCCACCGAGCGCCGCCGCATTGTCGAGGCGATCTCGGAAGCGCGCGCTCACGGCGATCTGTCCGAAAACGCCGAATATCATGCCGCCAAGGAACAGCAGAGCCTCAATGAGGGTCGCATCAAGGAGCTCGAGACCATTCTTGCGCTCGCCGACGTCATTGATGTGTCCAAGGTCAGCGGCAGCACCGTCAAGTTCGGCGCCACCGTGACCTATATCGATGAGAACACCGAGGAAGAAAAGACCTACCAGGTCGTCGGCGATCCGGAGGCGGATGCCTCGGCCGGTCGCATCTCGATTTCCTCGCCGATTGCGCGCGCCATGATTGGCAAGTCAGAGGGCGATTCGTTCGAGGTGGCGGCTCCCGGCGGGGCCCGCAGCTTCGAAATCATCAAAATCGTCTATGCCTGA